GCTAAAATTTTTAAACAATGTAGTTACGTAAGGTCGATAATATTTGCGTGGTGCGCATCTGCTGACCATATGGGCAAGTACTGCTAGATTATTGAGCGGAAAGTCCCTCGAAATGAATTTTGCTTTTCCTGTGTCGATCAGGTTCTTCTTTATTTTCGGCAGTACGTTAGCATGAAATTTCGCACACTGACCACACGTTAGAGAGAAATATTCTATGATAGTATTGGGAGCCTCGGGGTCACCCATAACGATGTCTTTTAACTGTGATTTGGTGTCTAGAGCTTTGGTCTCTACCGGTTGAATGGCGATAATCAAAGCTGATAATAGAAATATTTTGAAAGCACGGGTCACTGTTTAATCCTTAGTTTTTCTAATGAGCGATTATAAGGAAACTAATGTGGCTCAATCAAGGTGCCCTCCATTATCGAACCTAATAAGTTAAACCGGATGATTTTTTCGATATATAACTCAAGCAATTCTCAAAAATTAGTCTTTTTTACTTGATTCGCGCATTTTTACAGATCGGCCAAACCGTTCTAGTAAGTGCATTAACTTTGGAGCACTGGTTTTTTGGTCGAGGGATTTTTTATAAATAAACTCGGTTGAAGTGACTGCTTCATTCTTGGGTTTGTTTACAGGGCCATTGATAATATTCAATCGCATTACCGCTCGGTAACCAAAATAGGTATTTATGCGATCGAGAATTTGGGGTTCTAGGTGTTGAATTTCTAGTGCTGCCCCCCCCTCAGCTTTAAGACTAAGCACACCAGAATCTCGTTTATTTCGTGGAAAGGTGAGTTTTTCTGGTGCGCTCATTTGTGCAATATCAGGCCCAACTATGGTTGGCCAGTCAGTAATGAGCCCAATATAGGAAAACCCGAATTTACCGAGCGCTTTTCGTGTCAGTGTTGGCAAAAGCGCGGCGAGCGGTAATGGTCCGCTCCGGCGCCTTTTGTAAGCATCTTCGAAATCTTGCATATACCTGAAAACTTTTTGATTGTTTTAGATTGTAGATTGATTTCCAGCTAGTAAAGTATATCGTCACTATCCTGCTCTAACTCTCTTCAATGGAAGATTAGCTGTGTCAACGAAAGATTACATGACTGCCGCTAATGAGTTACTCAAGTGGTATGACACAAATCGCCGTAACATGCCATGGCGTGTGAGCTCGAGCCAAAAACCAAATCCTTATTTTGTCTGGATGAGTGAGGTCATGCTGCAGCAGACGACTGTCGCGACTGCCGGACCTTATTTTAAACGCTTTATTGCTCGCTGGCCAACGGTGGCAGACATGGCGCGAGCTGAACTCGACGAAGTTCTAATGGGTTGGGCTGGCCTAGGCTATTATGCGCGGGCGCGAAACCTTCATAAATGTGCGCGAATAATTGTTGATAAGTATGATGGCCACTTCCCTGATCACGAGGCGGAGCTTTTAAAACTTCCGGGTATTGGGCGTTATACCGCAGCTGCAATTTCTGCAATCGCTTTTGGAAGGCCAGCTGCGGTAATGGATTCCAATGTAGAGCGTGTGATGGCTCGTCTGCACTCCGTGCTTGACCCGTTGCCAGCGTGTAAACCAACACTTTACAGCCATGTGTCAGATATGACTCCAACTTTTAGGCCCGGGGACTATGCTCAGGCGGTCATGGACCTTGGAGCAACCGTATGTACAGTGCGGAAGCCAAAATGTGATCTATGCCCCTGGACAAAAAGATGCCAGGGAAAGAACATTGCAGAATTCATTCCATTGAAAGGGTCGAAGCCAAAACGTCAAACAAGGCGTGGGATAGCATTTTGGATAACAAATCCCAAAGGCGCGGTGCTTTTGCGAAGGAGGCCCGAAAAAGGCTTACTTGGTGGAATGATGGAGGTACCCAGCACAAACTGGGTTGAAGGTGCCTTGCCAGACAGGAAAACAGCAGCCATGGCAGCACCGCTGCAGATGGCTTCTTGGGATGAAATTTCTGGAACAGTAAGGCACACTTTTAGTCATTTTCATCTTGAGCTAAACGTGGTTACAGCTTCAGTGGACAGGGTGCACACGGTGCCGCAGGATTGCATATGGTGTCAACTGATAGAACTCGAAGAACAAGCGTTACCTACAGTAATGCGTAAGGTGGCAAGGCTTGCAGTAACAAATCTTCGAAGGTGATATCAGTTGAGTTCCGACCGTAACTGCTGACGCAACGAGTCAATCGGAATTGTTTTACCTTCAACGTTCATGCACCAAAATGTCCAGCCATTGCAACTAGGGGCACCTTGAACTGCTGCGCCAACTTGGTGAATGGAACCCCGATGTGTCGCAGAAATTACCGTGCCGTCCGCCCTTACTTTTGCAGTATGTTGATGATCGGGGCTTACCAGCACATCGCCCGCAGAGAGTAGTCCACGCTCTACAAGCCAACCAAAGGGAATTCGAGGTTGGCGCCGCTTCGAGGGACTTCTTATCAATTCTAATGAATGTGGCTCCGGAGTCGCTCCAATTCGCTCTCGGGCTGCCTTGACATATGCAGGATCACTATCGATGCCAAGATATCGTCGTCCCAACTTTTTTGCCACCACCCCAGTGGTGCCAGTTCCAAAAAAGGGGTCTAGAACTAAATCGTCGGGATTAGTCGCAGCCAAAATAGCGCGATAGATTAGCGCTTCCGGCTTCTGAGTAGGATGGATTTTATCTCCTTTTTGATCACGCAACCTTTCCGAGCCCGTGCAGATTGGAAGGAGCCAATCGCTGCGCATTTGTAGATCTTCGTTGAGCGCTTTCATAGCATCATAATTGAAGGTGGGTTTGCTTGTTTCTGATTTTGCACACCAAAGAAGCGTTTCGTGGGCGTTGGTAAAACGAGTGCCCCGGAAGTTGGGCATTGGATTGGTTTTGATCCATACTATATCGTTCAAAAACCAAAATCCCATGTCCTGAAGCGTTGCTCCTACTCTATAGATATTGTGATAAGTGCCAATGACCCATATAGTACCATCATCTTTTAAAACGCGCCGCGCTTCGGCAAGCCACTTGCCAGTGAAGGTATCGTAATCTGCAAAAGTTCCAACTTTGTCCCATGCATTGTCGACACCGTTGACTTTGGTGTTGTTTGGGCGGTGAAGATCGCCTCTAAGCTGTAGATTATAGGGTGGGTCAGCAAAAATCATATCTGCACACTGATCAGGCAGTTTAGACATCACTGTTGCGCTGTTTCCAAGAATGATTTTCGAATTAATCATTTCTTTGGGAGAATGTTTTACACTCAAGGCCATTATATCGCCTGCATCCTATTATCTTAAACCTGCGTGATAAAGTAATAAACAATATTAAAATATACAATACTTATGCAATGCTAAGTAATACATTTTGTATTACATAAAGATACTTACACAATATATTGTATCGAACATTAAAATTTTGATATTATTTTAGCGACAGGAGAGAATGTCTTTCGGTGATGCGGTGTAACCCCTATCTTTGCAAGCGCCTCCCGGTGCTCCTTGGTTCCATAGCCCGCATTTTTCTCCCAGCCATACCCGGGAAAGGTTTTGGCTAGCATGGCCATCTCACGATCGCGATGGACTTTTGCAACAATTGAGGCCGCTGCGATTGAAAGGGATAGGGAGTCGCCTTTCACCAATGTTTCGACTTTACAGGGAAGATTTGGTGCCTGATTGCCATCGACTAGCGCAATATCAACTGAAATCGAGAGTGCTTGTAATGCTCGCTTCATAGCCATAAACGTTGCACTTAGAATATTAGTGTCATCGATCTCGGTTACCTCTGCGCGGCCGACACCAATTTCTGCGCATAAGTGAAGCAAAGAGAAAAGGTGTTCACGCTTTGCCGAGGAAATAACTTTTGAGTCTCTAATTCCAAATCTTAATTCATCTGGCATTTTGCTCTGGTGCAGGACAACGGCAGCAGCGACAACTGGGCCAGCCCAAGGACCACGGCCTGCTTCATCAATACCAGCAACTCGGCCGCCCATGGAAATCTCGCGGCTTAAATCAGGCACTATGAGTTATGCAGAGCAAGTTATCAAACTTTCCTAAGCAATTTTCAGTCCAGAGAGCGCCGTGCATATACCAGACTGACATTCAAATGACCAAACTGCATCGATAACTTGATTAGTGTTACAATGGCCGATTAGGGGTCCTGCCAACGCCCTGAACTTGTGTTCGAGTTTTTCACCTTGAGTGCCAAAATCCTCCACTGGCGGTCCCATGTCTCCATGTTCGGTAATAACGGTTTTATTATCAAGATAAACGAAGACATCACTTGCATAGCGATCAAGATTTTTTGCAGAACTAACAAAAACTTTTTTTCTCATCTCTGCAATATCCGCACGTTGGGCGGCAACGTCATTGTAGCTTCTAAGACTACTTGTTTCTTCTCCAAGGATTGCCAATGCTGCACTATGGCGGTAGCTAAATTTTGCCTCATAACCGGTTTTTGGTTCCTGAATATTGCAAACATCGAGCGCAAATGGTGGCACTCGCAGCTCAATTCTTTCCAGCTTTTCTGCATCAAAAGCTGGATTTTTCTTAATCGTTGCTAATGCTTCCAGCATTGCGTGGGTCCCGAAGCATGATGCATGGTATTTAAATTTTACATCCAATGTATGGAATATATTTCCTAACCCTTCTAGTGCTTCGTGCGGTTGAAAGCTGTCTGTTTGAGTATCTGCAAAGCCCTGTCTACATTCAAGGACATCGGCCCTGCTGATAAATTTACGGGCTGCGAGTTCAGCCGCTATCACGCCGTTCATTGCGGCTTTCCCTGCATGGAGGGGCTTGCATTCGGTTCCAAACATGCACTTCAAGCCTGCAGCTTGAGTAGCTGCAATGCCTAGGCAATGGGCAGTCTGGTCCGCGTTTAGATTCATTAAGCGAGCGGCAGCTGCAGCAGCTCCCAAAGTGCCCACGGTACCCGTTGCATGCCAACCTTTCTCGTAATGTTTGTCTCCCATCATAGCGCCCACGCGTGCATCAATCTCAACCCCGGCAACAAAAGCCGTTATCATTTCTTTGCCACCGACTGCGAGCTTTTCTCCGAGGGCTAGAACAACCGGCAGTACAGTAACTGTTGGATGCCCGTGTAAAGGACGCAAGACATCGTCATAATCAAGTGCGTGGGCAGCAGTTCCATTTACAAAAGCAGCTTGTGATGGAGAGGTGCGGTCCCCATATCCAACAACCGTCGATTTTGGATTGCCCCCCTCTTCTCGAACAAATGATATGACCTTTTTGGCAAGCGGTTCACGCGAGCCTGCGAGCATAACACCTAGGCCATCGAGAACGCACTGTTTGGCTACTAAAACGACGTTACTTGGGAGGTTTTGGAATTTCAATCCACTCGAGTAAGCTGCGAGTTGCCGTGTTATATTTTCAGCGTAAGAGCCCACATCAACAGCATGTCGCGCCATTTTCCCCCCTTTGGTGCATCTCTGTTGCCTGCCTTAAAGGCTGAGCAAATCAAATCTAGTATTTCACCAGTCCCTGCGCAGCGCTTTTGTGAAGAAGAATATATTTCATATTCTTTCGAAACTGCGAATTATTAGCCTAGACTATACCAGATATTCATTATGAAGTGCAAATAAAGGCAGGTGTGAAGGAGGACTATCAAGCCATATTCGCGGTGGCGGTCCCGCCTTAAAACCGATCACTTTTCGCATATATGCACATGTTTTCTTCAATCTTTCCCGTAGCCTTTTATCCGCTTAGAAGCTTGATCTGAAATTTTTATCCAGAATTGCTTAAGATTGCGTAAAATGACCTTTGTTCTGATTATGGTATTTCGGCTAAATTCGTCGACAAAATGCCATTCACGGTAATAGACAAAATGCAGGAGATCCCCAAGACTTTGTATTCGATCAGTAGCGCGATGTTGCAATCGATGCATGGTATTTAGCCAAAGTGGGCTGATTATCAGTGAAAGTACCGTAATGGCAACTATTAAACGATGTGTTTCGCTCGCTATTATCCTGTGGTCTATTGCAACAGCGCCCAACACAAAGGAAAACTCGCCAATTTGTGCTAACATTAAACTTGCGAGGAATGCGTGACGCCAAGGCTCACCGAACAAATGCAAAAGCCCAACATTTAAAGCAGTTTTAAATACCGAAACAAAGAGCCATAAGATTATCACCAAACTGAGATTATCTAACAAAAATTGGAGATCAATTAAAAGACCGATTGAAAGAAAGAAAACCATTAGTAGGATATTTTCTATAGGTTTAGCTAAATCAAAAAACAATGATCGTTGTCGGCTGTTGCCTACAAATAGCCCCGCCAAGAAAGCACCGAATGCTGGCGAGAGGCCGAGCAGGCCAGCCAGGGCGGCTGAACCAAAACACCCCGTGAGAGCAGCCAGAGGGACTAACTCCTTTTTATCCTCTGCAATTTTCCCAAGCGGTAAATCTATAGCCTGGCGCCGACTGAAGTAGAGAACTGCGAAAATGAGAAGTGCAATGGTCATGCCGACTTTCAAAATCACATTAAAAACGGTCACATCCTTGCTCAAACTTTCTAGAACTAAAAGCATTGGTGCTACGGCAAGGTCTTGCGCAATGAGGATTCCAACCGCAATCATGCCAACCCGGCTTCGTAGTTCACCGGTATCCTCTAGTAATCGTATAGCGACGGCAGTGCTGCTCAGCGCTAAGACGAATGCAAATAGGATGGCGTGTTCAAGTGGCCAGTCCAGAGCCCAGCGAAATAACAGCATCACGATGAGAGAAACAACAATCTGTAAGGCGGCTACTCCAACCGCAATCCGCCAAATGCGCCGGAAGCTGCGAAGTGAAAGCTCCATGCCGATGAAAAAGAGCAGCATCAAAACGCCTAGTTCTGCTAGCGGTCCAATCAACATTCGGTCCTCTACAATAGCAAATGCCGAGGGTCCGAGTATAATGCCAGCAAAGATATAACCGACTATTGGCGGTTGTTTTAAGCGCGCCAAGGCCATTCCGCATAGTGTGGCAGCCGCAGCTACGATTGCTAGCCCTGTAAAATCGCTTCCGTGTTCCATGTTTTATTGCTTCTTACTCAACTTGCCCAGCAAACTACGAGATATTTCTTCATTTGAGGTATTTACAATCTGTCTTTGTGCACATTTTCAGTACGGACAGACGCTTTAATACGCTGATACAAATTGATGTGGCATGTACATTATTGAAACTCTATGGAGTAATCCAATTCTATTTGCTTGAGATCGCAATGCTATGTTGCCTTTCTTCTACCTAAACTCTTAAGTTACATGCGCAAACTAATGTACTAGCAAGGTGATAACTTTTTAAAAGAAGTCATAATACAAATGTCATTATAAATATTGGAATATTTATTTCCGCAAATTGAAAACTTAAACCTAACTTGTAAGAAAGAAGTCGCGACATTTATACATTTCTTTCCGGAAAGAGCTTAAAGGAAATTTACAAAACAGGAATACAAGGTGGATAAAATAAGTATCATTATACCCACTCTTAACGTTGCACATGTGGTGGGTGCTACGCTTCAATCTCTTGGGACTTTGGATGGGCTTAATTTGATTCGGGAAGTGATTTTCTCTGACGGTGGCTCTGATGATTCTACTGAAGAAATTGCTTCGGCATGTGGGGCAGAGTTCATTAAGGGACCTGCCGGTCGAGGCAGGCAGTTGCAGCGCGGTGTGGAAGCTTCCACGGGGTCATGGCTGTTAATACTGCATGCGGATACCAAGCTTTCTTCGGGGTGGGAAAAGCATCTGCAAAATTTCATGCAGGAGCATAAATGCCACGCTGGATATTTCCAATTTGCCTTGGACGACACCGGAATACGGCCATATTTACTCGCTCGGCTAGTATCCTTTCGCTGTCGCGTCTTCTCCTTGCCCTACGGTGATCAAGGTTTGTTTGTCTCGAGAGACCTTTATGACGCGGTTGGTGGGTATGCTGGAATCCCTTTGATGGAGGATGTTGATCTTGTTCGCCGGATAGGGCGAAAAACCCTTCGAGAAGTTCGTGTTACCGCTACAACCTCTGCCGTTCGGTACCAGCGATACGGATATATGGTTCGTATAATACACAACTTGTTTTGTTTGTTACTTTTCTTTTTTGGTGTGCCGCCTGCAAAAATAAAAAATATATACGAGGCCATATGAGGCATCTTGTGATAATGGCGAAAGCCCCACACCTAGGGGCAGTTAAGAGTCGGCTGGGGCACGACATTGGCAGTTTAGCCGCACTTCAATTCTATGAACGTAATTTGCGCTCAACTTTGAGGAGACTTTCCAGAGACCGCCGTTGGCGCACAAGCTTGGCAACCACTGGCGCACCAACTCGTTGGTCGAACATCACTCCTCGCAATGTTCAAATAATGGAACAAGGACACGGTGATTTGGGCGATAGGATGAATCGAGTAATGGAAGCCATGCCCTCTGGGCCCGTTATCATAATAGGTAGCGACATTCC
Above is a genomic segment from Pseudomonadota bacterium containing:
- a CDS encoding DsbA family protein — translated: MTRAFKIFLLSALIIAIQPVETKALDTKSQLKDIVMGDPEAPNTIIEYFSLTCGQCAKFHANVLPKIKKNLIDTGKAKFISRDFPLNNLAVLAHMVSRCAPRKYYRPYVTTLFKNFSSWTRKSDPVAALKKIAKLGGMGSEEFDSCLKNEELYQGMRKKMSEYAKKFGVDSTPTIIVNGEKVDGDYSSIEKIINK
- a CDS encoding DciA family protein — protein: MQDFEDAYKRRRSGPLPLAALLPTLTRKALGKFGFSYIGLITDWPTIVGPDIAQMSAPEKLTFPRNKRDSGVLSLKAEGGAALEIQHLEPQILDRINTYFGYRAVMRLNIINGPVNKPKNEAVTSTEFIYKKSLDQKTSAPKLMHLLERFGRSVKMRESSKKD
- the mutY gene encoding A/G-specific adenine glycosylase, which encodes MSTKDYMTAANELLKWYDTNRRNMPWRVSSSQKPNPYFVWMSEVMLQQTTVATAGPYFKRFIARWPTVADMARAELDEVLMGWAGLGYYARARNLHKCARIIVDKYDGHFPDHEAELLKLPGIGRYTAAAISAIAFGRPAAVMDSNVERVMARLHSVLDPLPACKPTLYSHVSDMTPTFRPGDYAQAVMDLGATVCTVRKPKCDLCPWTKRCQGKNIAEFIPLKGSKPKRQTRRGIAFWITNPKGAVLLRRRPEKGLLGGMMEVPSTNWVEGALPDRKTAAMAAPLQMASWDEISGTVRHTFSHFHLELNVVTASVDRVHTVPQDCIWCQLIELEEQALPTVMRKVARLAVTNLRR
- a CDS encoding site-specific DNA-methyltransferase — translated: MALSVKHSPKEMINSKIILGNSATVMSKLPDQCADMIFADPPYNLQLRGDLHRPNNTKVNGVDNAWDKVGTFADYDTFTGKWLAEARRVLKDDGTIWVIGTYHNIYRVGATLQDMGFWFLNDIVWIKTNPMPNFRGTRFTNAHETLLWCAKSETSKPTFNYDAMKALNEDLQMRSDWLLPICTGSERLRDQKGDKIHPTQKPEALIYRAILAATNPDDLVLDPFFGTGTTGVVAKKLGRRYLGIDSDPAYVKAARERIGATPEPHSLELIRSPSKRRQPRIPFGWLVERGLLSAGDVLVSPDHQHTAKVRADGTVISATHRGSIHQVGAAVQGAPSCNGWTFWCMNVEGKTIPIDSLRQQLRSELN
- a CDS encoding ribonuclease HII, coding for MPDLSREISMGGRVAGIDEAGRGPWAGPVVAAAVVLHQSKMPDELRFGIRDSKVISSAKREHLFSLLHLCAEIGVGRAEVTEIDDTNILSATFMAMKRALQALSISVDIALVDGNQAPNLPCKVETLVKGDSLSLSIAAASIVAKVHRDREMAMLAKTFPGYGWEKNAGYGTKEHREALAKIGVTPHHRKTFSPVAKIISKF
- a CDS encoding MmgE/PrpD family protein, which codes for MARHAVDVGSYAENITRQLAAYSSGLKFQNLPSNVVLVAKQCVLDGLGVMLAGSREPLAKKVISFVREEGGNPKSTVVGYGDRTSPSQAAFVNGTAAHALDYDDVLRPLHGHPTVTVLPVVLALGEKLAVGGKEMITAFVAGVEIDARVGAMMGDKHYEKGWHATGTVGTLGAAAAAARLMNLNADQTAHCLGIAATQAAGLKCMFGTECKPLHAGKAAMNGVIAAELAARKFISRADVLECRQGFADTQTDSFQPHEALEGLGNIFHTLDVKFKYHASCFGTHAMLEALATIKKNPAFDAEKLERIELRVPPFALDVCNIQEPKTGYEAKFSYRHSAALAILGEETSSLRSYNDVAAQRADIAEMRKKVFVSSAKNLDRYASDVFVYLDNKTVITEHGDMGPPVEDFGTQGEKLEHKFRALAGPLIGHCNTNQVIDAVWSFECQSGICTALSGLKIA
- a CDS encoding cation:proton antiporter, translated to MEHGSDFTGLAIVAAAATLCGMALARLKQPPIVGYIFAGIILGPSAFAIVEDRMLIGPLAELGVLMLLFFIGMELSLRSFRRIWRIAVGVAALQIVVSLIVMLLFRWALDWPLEHAILFAFVLALSSTAVAIRLLEDTGELRSRVGMIAVGILIAQDLAVAPMLLVLESLSKDVTVFNVILKVGMTIALLIFAVLYFSRRQAIDLPLGKIAEDKKELVPLAALTGCFGSAALAGLLGLSPAFGAFLAGLFVGNSRQRSLFFDLAKPIENILLMVFFLSIGLLIDLQFLLDNLSLVIILWLFVSVFKTALNVGLLHLFGEPWRHAFLASLMLAQIGEFSFVLGAVAIDHRIIASETHRLIVAITVLSLIISPLWLNTMHRLQHRATDRIQSLGDLLHFVYYREWHFVDEFSRNTIIRTKVILRNLKQFWIKISDQASKRIKGYGKD
- a CDS encoding TIGR04283 family arsenosugar biosynthesis glycosyltransferase: MDKISIIIPTLNVAHVVGATLQSLGTLDGLNLIREVIFSDGGSDDSTEEIASACGAEFIKGPAGRGRQLQRGVEASTGSWLLILHADTKLSSGWEKHLQNFMQEHKCHAGYFQFALDDTGIRPYLLARLVSFRCRVFSLPYGDQGLFVSRDLYDAVGGYAGIPLMEDVDLVRRIGRKTLREVRVTATTSAVRYQRYGYMVRIIHNLFCLLLFFFGVPPAKIKNIYEAI
- a CDS encoding TIGR04282 family arsenosugar biosynthesis glycosyltransferase codes for the protein MAKAPHLGAVKSRLGHDIGSLAALQFYERNLRSTLRRLSRDRRWRTSLATTGAPTRWSNITPRNVQIMEQGHGDLGDRMNRVMEAMPSGPVIIIGSDIPNISHHDIYEAFSELGRNDVVLGPAPDGGFWLIGEARRRLLPPIFRNVRWSSQYTLKDTLDNLDYRHAYSFIRELLDVDDGKSYDTWRKMNK